The segment ATCCCTGTAAAAAAGAACTGATTCCCACAACAAAAAATATCCGTTGCATCAGAGATGATACTTCCTCCGGTGATAACTGAAAAATATCACCAATGACGATAGGCAACGGAATGGAATTAATCAATAAGAAAATAAACCACTGGAATACACTTAAGTATCGATGAGCCATTATTGATTTCACCTATTCCCACAACTGGATTACATGATGATTTCCCTTGCTCCTAACAGCCATGTGTTCAACAAAAAATAGTTTGATAGAGATGCACGATCAATCCTGTTTCAAGAAGATTCCCACTGGCATAAAAATATCCCTTTTTATTTGAATGATCCTGACTGACTGTCAGTCTAAGGGAACTGTAAGTGATACCTTTTTTTGCATTACCGGCCTGGAGAACTCGGCTTTCTCCCTCGTTTTTTATTAAGATAAGCTTACATCATCATGGTGAGGATTTCCAGTATGGTCACGTATCGATTGGTCTTTCCAATCAGGTTGGTATTCCGATCATGCCCTTCTTCCCACCTGATTCCTCTGTTTAGACAACAGATAAATAAAATAGGGAGCACCAATAAGTGCCACAATGACCCCGGTAGGTACACCCTCTGGCTCGGCAATATTTCGTCCGATCGTATCTGCCACCATTAATAACAAACCACCGAGTAACAGACAGATGGGTAAATATAACTGTGTTCTGTATCCAATCATGGTTTTGGCCAAATGGGGGCGCTCTCAGTAGCTGCGACTACACATCAGATCTCGTGCCCTTATTCCAAAGATTTTTGGGATGTGAATCTCAGTTACATAAACAGTATGTGTGTTGCATTTTCAGAGTAGAATTACAGAGATTATCTTCCATAGGAATCAAATTAGTTCCTATAAATTTTCTTGGTTTACTTTTTTACTGTTATTTGGCAAAAAGAAAGGAACGTAATCGATCCATAATTTCATCTAGTTCCTGCCGCTTATCTTATAAAGCGATTATTTCTGTAACCACTAAGGACCATTTCTTTTCTGTACTTTTTCAATGTATGGGAGCTTTTTAATTTCCTTTCCAAAATAGTGTAATACCACTTCTTTTGAACTTCCTCCACCTACATCAATCACAAATCTATTATCAGGTAACTTAGTATTATTGAAGGCATCAAACCCACTTACATTGCCTGGAATATTAAGCTGTTTCAAGATCAGAGAAATATCTTCATCTAATTTCTCTTTTATATTGTCATCTGAGGGCTTTACCCAAATATCGTACAGAACTATTCCTTCCCCTACTTTTTCTGAAAATAATAGAATATGATATGGAGGAAAGTGCTCTCTAACTGTATTTATCGTTCCTACGTATGCGTAAGGAATGTTATCTATTCCCTTTGCGGAAACTAACATAATAAAAACTGTAAGTGGATAGATAACCAGCATAGCCATAGTTATCATTACAAACTGTTGTATCTCTCTCCATTTAAATACAAATTCATTTACCCTCTTCTCTTTTTTAGCCGCTTCATTTCTCAATTTATTATATCTTATCTGAAAGATATATCCTACAATTGGTAAAAGAATGAAAAAAGCTATTATATCTTTTCGAGCACGAAAAGTACCAATAATACCATCAAGAAGATTACTTATTATTGTTCCATGAGAAATGACAGTACCTATCCAAGCCAAAACTATGGAGATAATAATCAATATCACAAATATTGAATAACATATTAACGCGAGAATCGATATTTTTTTCATATACCCATCCACCTTTCTTATCTTTTTTATACCTTTAAATTCCTTAATCGATACTAAGATAAGATGTTGAGACCCAATAGAGTCTCAACATCTTATCCTGTCGACAAAGTCAGTTTTCTTTAAATGTTTAAGTAAACATAAATATTAAACTGAACCCAGTCTTTATTTTTTAACATCTCACTATGACCCGCATGTTCCGAATCACCATATATTAAAACAGATTAAGTTACATCTAAAGATGGCAACGGGCTGGAAAACTCAAGATCACTTCCAAAGGCTGAATCGACATTGACAAAATAATCATCTATATCTCCAGATACTTCACCCTTAAAATAAATAGCCCGGTACCAATCACCATAAGACATACCTGCTGGTTTATTATCAATTGGTTGATACAACCAATGGGAACTATTAGCTAAATTATTATTTATATACCCTGCGAAAAATAAGGAGTATTCGGTATCAGGATTATTACCTGATAAAGGAAAACATCCATCCTTTGGATCATTCCATAAACAACTTGTATTTCGATTCATATCAGATGGTAACCAATCTACTAAATCACTTCCAAAATGAGGTGAACCAATAGTCATTAGCTCATCTACATGAGCACTATCTATATTCTCAATCGTATATCTTGATACGAGCCCACCCATACTATGAGCAACTAATTTAACCCTTTCATCACCTGGTATAATTCCCAATGCTTTCAGGTTCCCAATGTAATTCTGTAAATGGTAAGAATTTAAGTAGATGTCTTGAGCATCGTTGTCGTATTCAAAAATGAACAAATCAACATTTTCAGTATAACTAGGATTCCAGTCGGGATATGGTACATTAGTAAGAAATGGTCCTATATTCTCACTATCGGATATCCCAGTAATATAGTGAACATCTGGTTGGCTGTATGAAAGTTGCTCACCTTCACTGTACGATGTTCCACTAAAAGTTTCATGTGGTTCAATATCCCGCTCAGCTTCTGCTCTTTCTGGATCACTATTCCAAAGAGCACTATTAGACCATGCGTTAGTAAAACCAAGAGACTCACTTGTCCCTCCCGATATACCCGAGGCTCCGTAGCCATGCAGAAGAATCACATATGGTAAACCTGATTGATTTGTTATTGGTTGAAGCTCGGCAAATTGTTCATTTCCTTCATCTATTATATTGACTATTTTATACTTAACAGTATATGTTGAGTCCTTCGTTTTATTATCAGGGAGATTATGTTTTGCTTTTTTTGTTATTTTCATGGTTCCATCTTTACTAACCTTATCTGCACTTATTTTTACCCCAGGCAAACCTTTGACTTTTGCTTTATCGTTAAGCTGATCATGCTTGAATTTTCTTATGTTATCTGTTTTAGGAACAAAAGAATTGAAGATTGGTTTTTCTACAACGACGAAGGTATCACTACCCTTTACCTCAACTTCTAGATTCTTTCTTTGTTTATTAATTTTTTGATTTGGAACTTCTACCAATCCTACATTATTTTTATCTCGATATTGGTATCTAAACAAAGTCGGATTGTTATTGGTGCTTTCCAAAGGAATACGAAGATCAAAGGTTATTGATGGATCTGTAGAGTTAATATCGAAGACTAGTTGATAGTCAGCTTCTTGCATTATTAATATTGGAGTTTGGCGAATTGTATATTTCTCTGGAACATGCCCTTTTCCTGTGGCAAATCCTTTTATCCCCCACTCATTGTCCTTAATTTCATACTTTCTTTCTTCATCTCCATCGAGAACTCCATTATTATTTGAATCCTTATTTAGAGGATCAGTTTTAGTAACTTCAATCTCAAAGGAATCTGAAAGCCCATCTTGATCAGTATCTTTCTTCGTAGGATCAGTACCGTATTTTTCGATTTCATCTTTATCGTTAATACCATCATCATCGCTGTCAGGATCTGAAGGGTTTGTATTTAGTTTTTGTTCCTCCAAATTTGTTAAACCATCATTGTCCGTATCTTCTTGCCCGTCAGGAATGCCATTATTATCTGTATCTTTTGATCTGGGATTCAAAACTGACCAATTTTCATAAAAGTCATTCAATCCATCACAAGTAAGGAACCCACGAACCGTATATTTCAAATGTGAACCGTTTTCGAAGAATCTGTCGGATTAACAATCTCGTAAGCCAAACCCGGTTTCCTCCCTCCTCCGCCGCGGCCATCCCTCACTCCCACCACTTTCGATCCAAAGTCCGGTATTGGATCGCTTCCGCCACATGGGAGGTATCGATCTCTTCTTTCCCTGCCAGATCCGCAATGGTCCGGGCAAGTTTGAGGATGCGGTCATGGGCACGGGCAGAGAGACCCAAGGTGTCGAAGGATTGTTTCAGCAGATCCCGGGACTCCGAATCCAAATGGCAGTGACTGCGGATGAAGGATGGCGGCATGGCGGAGTTGTAGAGAATCCGGGTTCCCTTGTAGCGTTCCGCCTGGATGGCATGGGCGCAGGCAACCCGTTCCCGGATGGTGGCGGAAGACTCCCCTTTTTGGGTGGAGGAGAGAGTTTGATAATCCACCCGAGGCACTTCCACATGAATATCGATCCGATCCAGAAGAGGACCAGACAGTTTGGATCGGTAGCGACGGACCTGCTGGGGGGTACAAGTACAGGCCCGGTCTTCCTCATATCCAAAATAACCGCAGGGACAGGGATTCATCGATCCGATCAGCATAAATTCCGCTGGGAACGTAAGCACTGCCCGGGCACGGGCCACGGTCACCTCCCGGTCTTCCAAGGGTTGGCGTAGCACTTCCAAGGCGCTTTTGGAAAACTCGGGCATCTCATCCAGGAAAAGAACCCCCCGGTGGGAAAGACTGACCTCTCCAGGCTTTGGAGTTGAACCTCCGCCGATCAAACCCGCCTGGGAGATCGTGTGATGGGGAGAACGGAAGGGACGGCACGTCACCAGCCTCCCCCGCCGGGCCAGATGACCGGCGATGCTCATCACCTTGGTCACTTCCAGGGACTCCTCAATCGTCATTTCCGGCAAAACTGACGGAAGGCGTCGGGCCAGCATGGTTTTTCCGGAGCCGGGAGGGCCAATGAACAGAAGATTGTGCATACCGGCGGCAGCTACCTCCATGGCCCGCTTCACATGAACTTGTCCCTGTACATCTGCGAAATCCTCCAAGGTAGATTCGATGTCTTTACACTCTCCATCCTCTACTACCTCTTCAATCGATTCCCTTTCACCCCGTAAAACAGCAACTACTTGTGCCAAATTATCAACGGGAATCACTTCCATTCCTTCCACCAGCTGACCCTCTGCTCCATTTGAGCGGGGCAAAAAAACCTTCTGGAACCCTCCATCCTTTCCCGCCATCACCATAGGCAGTACCCCTGTCAAGGGACGCAATGTCCCGTCCAAAGCCAACTCCCCTAAAAACAGATTCCCATTTAAATCATCTTCCGCAATCTGTCCACTGGCCGCCAACACCCCGACTGCAATGGCCAAATCAAAGCTGGCCCCTTCTTTTTTCAGATCAGCAGGAGCCAAATTGGTAGTGATCCGTTGCAACGGAAATTGAAAATCGCTGTTTTTCACCGCCGCCCGAACCCGTTCCCGGGATTCCCGAACAGCGGAGTCTGGCAGACCAACCAGGTCAAAAACCGGTAACCCGTTACTGATGTCAACTTCCACTTCCACAATATATCCATCAATACCCAGAACAGCACTGGAATATAATTTGGCGTACATATTACCCTCCGTCAACTGATTAGTTCCAAAAATGGAAATCATCCACTCTATCAAATAGTAGAGTAAAGGAGTCCAAATTTCAATTGATTTGGAGGATTTCTTAAACCTATCCAAGTATGTCAGACGGATAAGGGGTATATCTGTTACGATCTCAAAGAGGCATCAGGAGAACGGGGGTTTCCACAGAGAAGATATATTATAAAAGATGCTAAAAAATAGTGAGATAATCTCAATGTGCCAGACTTACTTCCTTTAACTTTAATAAAGAACATATTTGATCATTGAAGGGTATGGTAAGTCGGCGGTCGTTTTCGAAGGTCTCCCGGATGATGTGGCACAACGTCGTTCACCTATCTCCTGACAGAAGGACAGGTCCCGAGGACGTTTTCGCCCTTCTCCTCTTCGTGCCAGCCATTTGCGAACACACCTGTCAGCACGTCCGTCTCGCCGCACAACAGCCGTCTTTATCTTTCTTGTCAGTATCGATTGAAGGGAGGATAAGTCACTTCTCCTGTGAGAGATTTATCTCCTCTCCCTCACTACCACCACTTCCGATCCAGGGTTCAGTACCGGATCGCTTCGGCAACGTGACTGGAGTCGATTCCAGGTCGGCGATGGTGCGAGCCAGTTGAATGCTGTCATAGGCGAAGGCGACCCCGTTCCCGGATAAACATCTTCTAGAACGGACAATTGGCCAAAGTATGCGGAAAATTCTCATCAAACTTTGCGCCATACTGGCTCTCCCATTCATCTAATACAAATAAAAAGTAGTGGTTGAACGTCGTCTCCTAGCCTTGTGCTTACGTTTGCTCCATTATTTCAGCTGTAGGCAAGGTTAAGGTATCGTTGCGCAATTCAACTTTTTTGTTTGTGACTGCTCGCAGCTCCTGCTTTATCTTCTTTATTTGATTTTCTTTCTACATATTCTGTTCCATGTCTTCAACAATCGCTGTTAGAAGCTCCATTGGGGCCTGCAAAAATTGATGATGATCGCCTTTCAAAAGACGATAGGTGGTTTCACCATACTCCTTCCATCCATCCATCAATGATGGATCTACCTCTTTATCTTGCTGCCACCCAATAGCTGTGATCGGACAGGGAAGAAGAAAAGGTCCCTCTTTTTTATACTGCCGATTTGCTTCTAAATCCGTTCTCATGATCCCGATGCTTAAATCAATAAAGTCTGGTAGTGGAGTTCCTCCCATTCTCTCCATTAATCGTGTCATCTCTTTTTTGAGCTCATCATCATTAAGCTGAAGAAAGCGGCCATAAGGCCCTTGGTGCGGAGCCACTTGAGAGGAAATAAATAAACGGATAGGGACAGGTCCGCCTCTTTGGATGAGACGAACAGTAGTTTCATAACTGGGTAATGCGGACCCACAATGCCCAAAAAAAGCAAAGGGACGATCCAAATAGGGGGTGATTGCCTCCGCTAAATCATCGGCTAAGGCCTCATAGGTTGTATAAGATGGCTCATGGAAGCGATTCTCCCGCCCCGGCAGCTGGATTGGACATACCTCGATATCTCCGATAAATTCCGGCCAATGTTGATACATGCTTGCCCCACAACCTGAATAAGGGATACAGAACAACCTTCCCCTACTCAAATGAGAAGGCTCACGTAAAAACCAAGGGTTGGGCTGTTCTTCTGAAG is part of the Kroppenstedtia pulmonis genome and harbors:
- a CDS encoding thioesterase II family protein, whose translation is MEPVYYPSEEQPNPWFLREPSHLSRGRLFCIPYSGCGASMYQHWPEFIGDIEVCPIQLPGRENRFHEPSYTTYEALADDLAEAITPYLDRPFAFFGHCGSALPSYETTVRLIQRGGPVPIRLFISSQVAPHQGPYGRFLQLNDDELKKEMTRLMERMGGTPLPDFIDLSIGIMRTDLEANRQYKKEGPFLLPCPITAIGWQQDKEVDPSLMDGWKEYGETTYRLLKGDHHQFLQAPMELLTAIVEDMEQNM
- a CDS encoding YifB family Mg chelatase-like AAA ATPase; this encodes MYAKLYSSAVLGIDGYIVEVEVDISNGLPVFDLVGLPDSAVRESRERVRAAVKNSDFQFPLQRITTNLAPADLKKEGASFDLAIAVGVLAASGQIAEDDLNGNLFLGELALDGTLRPLTGVLPMVMAGKDGGFQKVFLPRSNGAEGQLVEGMEVIPVDNLAQVVAVLRGERESIEEVVEDGECKDIESTLEDFADVQGQVHVKRAMEVAAAGMHNLLFIGPPGSGKTMLARRLPSVLPEMTIEESLEVTKVMSIAGHLARRGRLVTCRPFRSPHHTISQAGLIGGGSTPKPGEVSLSHRGVLFLDEMPEFSKSALEVLRQPLEDREVTVARARAVLTFPAEFMLIGSMNPCPCGYFGYEEDRACTCTPQQVRRYRSKLSGPLLDRIDIHVEVPRVDYQTLSSTQKGESSATIRERVACAHAIQAERYKGTRILYNSAMPPSFIRSHCHLDSESRDLLKQSFDTLGLSARAHDRILKLARTIADLAGKEEIDTSHVAEAIQYRTLDRKWWE
- a CDS encoding lipase/acyltransferase domain-containing protein; this translates as MKYTVRGFLTCDGLNDFYENWSVLNPRSKDTDNNGIPDGQEDTDNDGLTNLEEQKLNTNPSDPDSDDDGINDKDEIEKYGTDPTKKDTDQDGLSDSFEIEVTKTDPLNKDSNNNGVLDGDEERKYEIKDNEWGIKGFATGKGHVPEKYTIRQTPILIMQEADYQLVFDINSTDPSITFDLRIPLESTNNNPTLFRYQYRDKNNVGLVEVPNQKINKQRKNLEVEVKGSDTFVVVEKPIFNSFVPKTDNIRKFKHDQLNDKAKVKGLPGVKISADKVSKDGTMKITKKAKHNLPDNKTKDSTYTVKYKIVNIIDEGNEQFAELQPITNQSGLPYVILLHGYGASGISGGTSESLGFTNAWSNSALWNSDPERAEAERDIEPHETFSGTSYSEGEQLSYSQPDVHYITGISDSENIGPFLTNVPYPDWNPSYTENVDLFIFEYDNDAQDIYLNSYHLQNYIGNLKALGIIPGDERVKLVAHSMGGLVSRYTIENIDSAHVDELMTIGSPHFGSDLVDWLPSDMNRNTSCLWNDPKDGCFPLSGNNPDTEYSLFFAGYINNNLANSSHWLYQPIDNKPAGMSYGDWYRAIYFKGEVSGDIDDYFVNVDSAFGSDLEFSSPLPSLDVT